The following proteins are encoded in a genomic region of Cryptococcus neoformans var. neoformans JEC21 chromosome 2 sequence:
- a CDS encoding expressed protein, with translation MQSEQAHGPVNDSAPFPPPSPTLFRHRPQPDGPEPSALRHRLPRTTSHESQQSGSHSVRIRIQSPFGDSGASLERRKEGWVLPANETIGELKDDLAHGQLEGAGLWEREDMRIVYHGRIVRDQEKLGDVVGKIGDHTHVSTLHLVARRVQTTPVVQMSDPIDSSALGPQPSTPTAPAVSNSNSVNSLALSDSIHYLLFTSRHHLFSLLSLEPLKWENTVPPPVVSKNEAREAVLSVVKAYAAHRDTTEEGWENWELAFAEDSDDDLKRIWDETGQRHGIEKEINDLWSGLLNRNWSNRDVGEKTEVEIDGTVYLLDLPALSACTPAQLTHLLIYLRITSLIPLLNSAFYEATQQETQSRLPLPTVTSATAGPSLPPNVRIVYRRTFRFFLPYIPRPVFSHFFFSTFKVFTMLWMLTRGMKWTDPRYWAIAGIAWGWWAVDGWNAIAVFLRNRQANELAQEAERAARNERQAVPAGPGAEMTQTQQIPAQGNAPNRRRSRASLSLTTSFAPLVHLSIDNIQLRILPSSGGQPDSFAPAPRTQPPRFQTQVLLPVFLWAVTLMPGWETARAKLIRMRERRMRALVNVTNPERNQPGEGAEQASERQREPELPAGLSGPARAYYLRVLSRGDAIDWDEEREAQRAMGVGEEQDERDRVGLL, from the exons ATGCAGTCTGAACAAGCCCACGGGCCGGTCAATGACTCCGCGCCGTTCCCACCGCCGTCGCCGACCCTCTTCCGACATCGCCCTCAGCCAGATGGCCCCGAACCTTCTGCCCTTCGCCACAGACTTCCTCGAACAACATCACATGAAAGTCAACAATCTGGTTCCCACTCTGTGAGGATTAGAATCCAATCGCCTTTTGGTGATTCGGGCGCGTCtttggaaaggagaaaggaaggctGGGTGTTGCCGGCTAATGAGACGATTGGCGAGCTAAAAGACGATTTGGCTCATGGCCAGCTCGAAGGGGCGGGGTtatgggaaagggaagataTGAGGATCGTGTATCATGGGCGAATCGTGAGGGATCAAGAGAAATTAGGAGACGTCGTGGGAAAG ATTGGAGATCACACTCACGTCTCtacccttcatcttgttgCTAGAAGGGTTCAGACCACTCCCGTCGTTCAAATGTCCGACCCAATAGACAGTTCTGCGCTAGGACCTCAACCTTCTACGCCCACCGCACCTGCTGTATCCAATAGCAATTCAGTAAActcccttgccctttctGATTCGATCCATTATCTGCTTTTCACTTCTAGAcatcatcttttctcccttttAAGTCTGGAACCGCTAAAGTGGGAAAATACTGTGCCGCCACCTGTTGTCTCGAAAAATGAGGCTCGAGAAGCGGTGCTTTCTGTTGTGAAAGCCTATGCTGCACATCGCGACACGACAGAGGAAGGTTGGGAAAACTGGGAATTGGCGTTCGCTGAAGAtagcgatgatgatttgAAGCGTATTTGGGATGAAACCGGACAGAGACACGGTATTGAAAAAGAGATTAACGATCTTTGGTCCGGTCTCTTGAATAGGAACTGGTCCAATCGAGATGTCGGAGAAAAAACAGAAGTCGAAATCGA TGGGACTGTCTATCTTCTTGACCTACCGGCACTCAGCGCTTGCACGCCTGCCCAACTCActcatcttctcatttACCTCCGCATCACATCGTTAATCCCTCTGCTCAATTCGGCGTTCTACGAAGCTACTCAACAGGAGACGCaatctcgtcttcctttGCCCACCGTGACCTCGGCAACCGCCggcccttctcttccacctaATGTCCGCATTGTCTACCGCCGCACATTTCGTTTCTTCCTACCTTATATCCCACGTCCTGTCTTCAGccactttttcttctcaacCTTCAAAGTCTTCACCATGCTTTGGATGCTGACGCGCGGCATGAAATGGACTGATCCGAGGTACTGGGCGATCGCAGGTATCGCATGGGGCTGGTGGGCGGTCGATGGATGGAACGCGATTGCTGTGTTTTTGAGAAACAGACAGGCGAATGAGTTGGCGCAGGAAGCCGAACGAGCCGCTCGCAACGAAAGACAAGCTGTACCCGCTGGTCCTGGCGCTGAGATGACCCAAACCCAGCAGATCCCGGCGCAAGGCAACGCCCCGAACCGTCGTCGCAGTCGTGCCTCTCTATCGTTGACCACCTCATTTGCACCCCTTGTCCACCTCTCGATAGATAATATCCAGTTACGCATTCTACCTTCTTCCGGTGGACAACCTGACTCTTTCGCACCTGCTCCCCGAACCCAACCGCCTAGATTTCAAACTCAGGTCCTGCTGCCTGTTTTTCTATGGGCAGTCACCCTAATGCCAGGATGGGAAACAGCGAGGGCAAAACTTATCAGAATGAGGGAAAGACGTATGCGGGCTCTCGTCAATGTCACTAACCCCGAGCGGAACCAACCTGGTGAAGGTGCTGAGCAAGCATCAGAGAGGCAACGAGAGCCAGAGCTTCCTGCTGGTTTGAGCGGACCAGCTCGTGCTTATTATCTTAG